A portion of the Tachysurus fulvidraco isolate hzauxx_2018 chromosome 8, HZAU_PFXX_2.0, whole genome shotgun sequence genome contains these proteins:
- the LOC113662650 gene encoding rho-related GTP-binding protein RhoN-like: MSLAMESRVARRCKVVVVGDSRCGKTALLHVFAKDSYPENYVPTVFENYTASFEIDKRRIELNMWDTSGSVYYDNVRPLAYPDSDAVLICFDISRPETLDNVLKKWQTETQEYCPNAKVVLVGCKMDMRTDLNTLRELSKFRLIPVTHEQGTSLARQIGAAAYAECTSKNSEDSVRDVFHVATVTSVGHDTQQLKRSGSRRGLKRSSQNPQRSEILERRKDRAKSCTLM; this comes from the exons ATGAGTTTAGCGATGGAGAGCCGAGTCGCGCGCCGCTGTAAGGTTGTAGTTGTAGGAGACTCGCGCTGTGGGAAAACCGCGCTGCTGCACGTGTTCGCTAAGGACTCGTATCCAGAG aactATGTGCCGACCGTATTTGAGAACTACACAGCGAGTTTTGAGATTGACAAGCGCCGCATCGAGCTCAACATGTGGGACACATCAG gctcTGTCTATTATGACAATGTTCGTCCATTGGCTTATCCTGACTCGGATGCAGTTCTTATCTGCTTTGATATCAGCAGACCAGAGACACTGGACAATGTGTTAaaaaag tggcaAACTGAGACTCAAGAGTACTGTCCCAATGCGAAGGTAGTGTTAGTGGGCTGTAAGATGGACATGAGGACGGACCTGAACACACTACGAGAGCTGTCCAAATTCAGACTGATCCCAGTCACACATGAACAG GGAACTTCTCTGGCACGGCAGATCGGCGCCGCAGCCTACGCCGAGTGCACGTCCAAAAACTCAGAGGACAGCGTGCGGGACGTTTTCCATGTCGCAACTGTAACGTCCGTCGGTCACGACACCCAGCAGCTGAAGCGCTCCGGATCAAGGCGAGGTCTTAAACGCTCTTCCCAGAATCCTCAGCGCTCCGAGATCCTGGAGCGACGCAAAGACCGCGCTAAGAGCTGCACACTGATGTAG